The proteins below are encoded in one region of Streptomyces marianii:
- a CDS encoding acetyl/propionyl/methylcrotonyl-CoA carboxylase subunit alpha: protein MFDTVLVANRGEIAVRVIRTLRALGVRSVAVFSDADADARHVREADTAVRLGPAPAAESYLSVERLLEAARRAGAQAVHPGYGFLAENAGFARACEEAGLVFIGPPADAISLMGDKIRAKETVRTAGVPVVPGSSGSGLTDDQLAEAAREIGMPVLLKPSAGGGGKGMRLTRVESALLEEIAAARREARASFGDDTLLVERWIDRPRHIEIQVLADGHGNVVHLGERECSLQRRHQKIIEEAPSVLLDEEIRAAMGEAAVQAARSCGYRGAGTVEFIVPGGDPSSYYFMEMNTRLQVEHPVTELVTGLDLVEWQLRVAAGEELPFGQKDIALTGHAVEARICAEDPARGFLPSGGTVLSLSEPRGDGVRTDSGLSEGTEVSSLYDPMLSKVIAYGPDRATALRRLRAALADNVTLGVPTNAGFLRRLLDHPEVVAGDLDTGLVEREADSLVDGTVPPEVYAAAALLREAPAPVDASGWTDPFSVPGGWRLGGEPAWTVHHFRVPGHDPVEVRLRGSEAVLDGLPVRRVRRAKDAGAGSATIGVEIDGLAHTLHHAAAPGGTWLGRDGDSWYVQDHDPVAASLSGAARQGADTLAAPMPGTVTVVKVAVGDAVDAGQSLLVVEAMKMEHVISAPHAGTVTELDVTPGTTVVMDQVLAVVAPHDDEGEEDTA, encoded by the coding sequence ATGTTCGACACCGTTCTGGTTGCCAACCGAGGCGAGATCGCGGTCCGCGTCATCCGTACGCTGCGGGCCCTCGGTGTCCGCTCGGTCGCCGTGTTCAGCGACGCCGACGCCGACGCCCGGCACGTCCGCGAGGCGGACACCGCCGTCCGGCTCGGCCCGGCGCCCGCCGCCGAGAGCTATCTCTCCGTCGAGCGCCTGCTGGAGGCGGCCCGCCGGGCCGGCGCCCAGGCGGTCCACCCGGGCTACGGCTTCCTCGCGGAGAACGCCGGATTCGCCCGCGCCTGCGAGGAGGCGGGCCTGGTGTTCATCGGGCCGCCCGCCGACGCCATCTCCCTGATGGGCGACAAGATCCGCGCCAAGGAGACGGTGCGGACGGCCGGGGTCCCGGTTGTGCCGGGCTCCTCCGGCTCGGGACTCACCGACGACCAACTGGCCGAGGCGGCGCGGGAGATCGGCATGCCGGTCCTGCTGAAGCCCTCCGCGGGCGGCGGCGGCAAGGGCATGCGGCTGACCCGCGTGGAGTCCGCCCTGCTGGAGGAGATCGCGGCCGCCCGGCGGGAGGCGCGCGCGTCGTTCGGCGACGACACCCTGCTGGTGGAGCGGTGGATCGACCGTCCCCGGCACATCGAGATCCAGGTCCTCGCGGACGGCCACGGCAACGTGGTGCACCTCGGAGAGCGCGAGTGCTCCCTCCAGCGCCGCCACCAGAAGATCATCGAGGAGGCGCCCTCCGTCCTGCTGGACGAGGAGATCCGCGCGGCGATGGGCGAGGCGGCGGTCCAGGCGGCCCGCTCCTGCGGCTACCGGGGCGCGGGCACCGTCGAGTTCATCGTCCCCGGCGGCGACCCGTCCTCGTACTACTTCATGGAGATGAACACCCGGCTCCAGGTCGAGCACCCGGTGACCGAGCTGGTCACCGGCCTGGACCTGGTGGAGTGGCAGCTGCGGGTGGCAGCGGGCGAGGAACTGCCCTTCGGCCAGAAGGACATCGCGCTCACCGGCCACGCGGTCGAGGCCCGTATCTGCGCGGAGGACCCCGCGCGCGGCTTCCTGCCGTCGGGCGGCACGGTGCTCTCCCTGAGCGAGCCCCGGGGCGACGGGGTGCGCACCGACTCGGGCCTCAGCGAGGGCACGGAGGTCTCCAGCCTCTACGACCCGATGCTGTCGAAGGTCATCGCGTACGGCCCCGACCGCGCGACCGCGCTGCGCAGGCTGCGAGCGGCCCTGGCGGACAACGTCACCCTGGGCGTGCCGACGAACGCGGGCTTCCTGCGCCGGCTGCTCGACCACCCCGAGGTGGTCGCGGGAGACCTGGACACGGGCCTCGTCGAGCGGGAGGCGGACTCCCTCGTCGACGGCACGGTCCCCCCGGAGGTGTACGCCGCCGCCGCGCTGCTGCGGGAGGCGCCCGCGCCGGTGGACGCGTCCGGCTGGACCGACCCGTTCTCCGTCCCCGGCGGCTGGCGTCTCGGCGGTGAACCCGCCTGGACCGTCCACCACTTCCGGGTGCCGGGCCACGACCCGGTGGAGGTCCGGCTACGCGGCTCCGAGGCCGTGCTGGACGGGCTGCCCGTCCGGCGCGTCCGGCGCGCGAAGGACGCGGGCGCGGGCAGCGCGACGATCGGTGTCGAGATCGACGGCCTCGCCCACACCCTCCACCACGCCGCCGCCCCCGGCGGGACCTGGCTCGGTCGCGACGGCGACTCCTGGTACGTCCAGGACCACGACCCGGTCGCCGCGAGCCTGAGCGGGGCGGCCCGGCAGGGCGCCGACACGCTCGCCGCGCCGATGCCCGGCACCGTCACGGTCGTGAAGGTGGCGGTCGGGGACGCGGTGGACGCCGGCCAGAGCCTGCTCGTCGTGGAGGCGATGAAGATGGAGCACGTCATCTCCGCGCCGCACGCCGGGACCGTCACCGAACTGGACGTCACCCCGGGGACGACCGTCGTCATGGACCAGGTCCTGGCCGTCGTCGCCCCGCACGACGACGAGGGCGAGGAGGACACGGCATGA
- a CDS encoding carboxyl transferase domain-containing protein: MRQAPVLTSAEDPASDAWQANEAAHHALADTLRAKLAAARLGGGEKARARHTARGKLLPRDRVDTLLDPGSPFLELAPLAADGMYDGQAPAAGVIAGIGRVGGREVVVVANDATVKGGTYYPMTVKKHLRAQEVALENRLPCVYLVDSGGAFLPMQDEVFPDREHFGRIFYNQARLSAARVPQIAAVLGSCTAGGAYVPAMSDEAVIVRNQGTIFLGGPPLVKAATGEVVTAEELGGGEVHSRVSGVTDHLAENDAHALRIVRSIVSTLPGRGPLPWSVEPVEEPKADPFGLYGAVPVDSRTPYDVREIIARVTDGSRFAEFKAEFGTTLVTGFARIHGHPVGIVANNGILFAESAQKGAHFIELCDQRGIPLVFLQNISGFMVGRDYEAGGIAKHGAKMVTAVACTRVPKLTVVVGGSYGAGNYSMCGRAYSPRFLWMWPNAKISVMGGEQAASVLATVKRDQLEARGEEWPADAEEAFKDPIRAQYEQQGNAYYATARLWDDGVIDPLETRQVLGLALTACANAPLPERDASAPGFGVFRM; the protein is encoded by the coding sequence ATGCGGCAAGCACCTGTGCTGACGAGTGCGGAGGATCCCGCCTCGGACGCCTGGCAGGCCAACGAGGCGGCGCACCACGCCCTGGCCGACACCCTGCGCGCGAAGCTGGCGGCGGCCCGGCTCGGCGGTGGCGAGAAGGCCCGGGCGCGCCACACCGCGCGCGGGAAGCTGCTGCCGCGCGACCGGGTGGACACGCTCCTGGACCCGGGCTCGCCCTTCCTCGAGCTGGCACCGCTCGCGGCCGACGGCATGTACGACGGGCAGGCCCCGGCGGCCGGGGTGATCGCCGGCATCGGCCGGGTCGGCGGCCGCGAGGTCGTCGTCGTCGCCAACGACGCCACGGTCAAGGGCGGCACGTACTACCCGATGACGGTGAAGAAGCACCTGCGCGCCCAGGAGGTGGCCCTGGAGAACCGGCTGCCGTGCGTCTACCTCGTCGACTCGGGCGGCGCGTTCCTGCCGATGCAGGACGAGGTCTTCCCCGACCGCGAGCACTTCGGCCGGATCTTCTACAACCAGGCGAGGCTCTCCGCGGCGCGCGTCCCGCAGATCGCCGCGGTGCTCGGCTCCTGCACGGCCGGCGGCGCCTACGTCCCCGCGATGAGCGACGAGGCCGTGATCGTGCGGAACCAGGGCACGATCTTCCTCGGCGGCCCACCGCTGGTGAAGGCCGCGACCGGTGAGGTCGTCACGGCCGAGGAGCTGGGCGGCGGCGAGGTCCACTCCCGGGTCTCCGGTGTCACGGACCACCTCGCGGAGAACGACGCGCACGCCCTGAGGATCGTGCGGAGCATCGTGTCCACCCTCCCCGGGCGCGGTCCGCTCCCCTGGTCGGTGGAGCCGGTCGAGGAGCCCAAGGCGGACCCGTTCGGGCTGTACGGGGCGGTGCCGGTGGACTCCCGCACGCCGTACGACGTCCGGGAGATCATCGCCCGCGTCACGGACGGCTCCCGCTTCGCCGAGTTCAAGGCCGAGTTCGGCACCACGCTGGTCACCGGCTTCGCCCGGATCCACGGCCACCCGGTCGGCATCGTGGCCAACAACGGCATCCTGTTCGCCGAATCGGCCCAGAAGGGCGCCCACTTCATCGAGCTGTGCGACCAGCGCGGCATCCCCCTGGTGTTCCTGCAGAACATCTCCGGCTTCATGGTCGGCAGGGACTACGAGGCGGGCGGCATCGCCAAGCACGGCGCCAAGATGGTCACGGCCGTGGCCTGCACCCGGGTGCCGAAGCTGACCGTCGTCGTCGGCGGCTCGTACGGCGCGGGCAACTACTCCATGTGCGGCCGCGCCTACTCGCCCCGCTTCCTGTGGATGTGGCCCAACGCCAAGATCTCGGTGATGGGGGGCGAGCAGGCCGCGTCCGTGCTGGCCACCGTCAAGCGGGACCAGCTGGAGGCGCGTGGCGAGGAGTGGCCCGCCGATGCGGAGGAGGCGTTCAAGGACCCGATCCGCGCCCAGTACGAGCAGCAGGGCAACGCGTACTACGCCACGGCCCGGCTGTGGGACGACGGGGTTATCGACCCGCTGGAGACCCGGCAGGTGCTGGGGCTCGCCCTGACCGCCTGTGCCAACGCCCCGCTGCCCGAGAGGGACGCCTCGGCGCCCGGCTTCGGCGTATTCCGGATGTGA
- a CDS encoding SACE_7040 family transcriptional regulator, translating into MSTRTDAPTRREQILKEAARLFAERGFHGVGVDEIGAAVGISGPGLYRHFPGKDAMLAELLVGISGRLLDGGRRRVAEADGIPEQVLSSLIDGHIDFALDDRPLITLHDRELDRLRDSDRKLVRQLQRQYVELWVDVVRKLHPGTGEGQVRAAVHAVFGLLNSTPHLGSYGNGLPGRAAMEDLLRRLAHGALASLP; encoded by the coding sequence ATGAGCACCAGGACCGACGCTCCGACCCGTCGCGAGCAGATCCTCAAGGAGGCCGCGCGCCTCTTCGCCGAGCGCGGCTTCCACGGCGTCGGCGTCGACGAGATAGGCGCCGCCGTCGGTATCAGCGGCCCCGGGCTGTACCGCCACTTCCCCGGCAAGGACGCGATGCTCGCCGAACTGCTGGTCGGCATCTCCGGCCGGCTCCTGGACGGCGGCAGGCGCCGGGTCGCCGAGGCGGACGGCATCCCCGAGCAGGTGCTCTCCTCGCTCATCGACGGGCACATCGACTTCGCCCTCGACGACCGCCCGCTGATCACCCTCCACGACCGGGAGCTGGACCGGCTGCGGGACAGCGACCGCAAGCTGGTGCGCCAGCTCCAGCGCCAGTACGTCGAACTGTGGGTGGACGTCGTCCGCAAACTGCACCCCGGGACCGGCGAGGGCCAGGTCCGGGCGGCCGTCCACGCCGTCTTCGGCCTGCTGAACTCCACCCCGCACCTGGGCTCGTACGGAAACGGGCTGCCGGGCCGCGCGGCCATGGAGGACCTGCTGCGCAGGCTCGCCCACGGGGCGCTCGCCTCGCTGCCGTAG
- a CDS encoding phosphatase, with protein sequence MPIPNRAALVDHLVRTRIAGEVATPRDNNLSHYRKLANGDRHYWLGLELGDRWSDEQDVLAVMAERCGVNDDPQYRYGQDTIDPELTVDALDRMAARLKQAAAGRESVLFATGHPGGLLDVHRQIADALRSTGCEIVRIPSGLTADEGMVYQFADVAVLERGATLWHTHSPAPMAAILDGLERDGRARPDLVVADHGWAGCAGQRGVDAVGFADCNDPALFIGEAEGTVRVTVPLDDHVTDPRFYDPMTAYLLDAAGLL encoded by the coding sequence ATGCCGATACCGAACCGCGCCGCCCTCGTCGACCATCTCGTCCGCACGCGTATCGCCGGAGAGGTCGCCACCCCGCGCGACAACAACCTCTCCCACTACCGCAAGCTCGCCAACGGGGACCGCCACTACTGGCTGGGCCTCGAACTCGGCGACCGCTGGAGCGACGAGCAGGACGTCCTGGCCGTCATGGCCGAGCGCTGCGGCGTCAACGACGACCCGCAGTACCGGTACGGCCAGGACACCATCGACCCGGAGCTGACCGTCGACGCCCTGGACCGGATGGCGGCCCGGCTGAAGCAGGCCGCCGCCGGACGGGAGTCGGTCCTCTTCGCCACCGGGCACCCGGGCGGGCTGCTCGACGTCCACCGGCAGATCGCCGACGCGCTCAGATCCACGGGCTGCGAGATCGTCCGGATCCCCTCCGGGCTCACCGCGGACGAGGGCATGGTCTACCAGTTCGCCGACGTGGCCGTGCTGGAGCGCGGCGCGACCCTGTGGCACACGCATTCCCCCGCGCCGATGGCCGCGATCCTGGACGGGCTGGAGCGGGACGGACGGGCCCGGCCCGACCTGGTCGTCGCCGACCACGGCTGGGCGGGCTGCGCGGGACAGCGGGGCGTCGACGCGGTCGGCTTCGCCGACTGCAACGACCCGGCCCTGTTCATCGGCGAGGCGGAGGGCACGGTCCGGGTGACGGTCCCGCTGGACGACCATGTCACGGACCCGCGCTTCTACGACCCGATGACGGCGTATCTCCTGGACGCGGCCGGTCTCCTCTGA